A segment of the Eleutherodactylus coqui strain aEleCoq1 chromosome 6, aEleCoq1.hap1, whole genome shotgun sequence genome:
CACATCATCTGGTAGGAAACTCCCATTTACACCATGTTCACACGTGTTGGATCCCctgaaaatctgcactaaataaTGCAGATTTCAACCCCCCTCCACCTTcaatttgaagaggtgaaaatcCACAGCCTAAACTGACAAGCTACAGAGTTATAATCCGCAGCACAGGTAAATGTATTTGCATGCAGCGTGTGGATGGGATTTCTGGAAGTCTCATCCATGATGCTTGTACTCTAAAATGCTGTGGATTAAATGCAGCCAATTCAGCTGTGGAATATCTGCAATGTCTGAACACGCTCTAAAGCcaccttcacacgggctacaaactcatcgctacaaaacgcatgtatctgaagcccatggtttccaattggttctttcaggctacaaaagatctcatgtgaaagaaaccaCTGTAGCCTGATTTTGTAGCcggtgtgaaacaggcctaaagccAGCTTCACACGTGGAGTATTTGCTGCCGgcattccacagtggaaaatctgcagcatatgcaCTTACAGGGTGCAGATATGGCCATGGTTTTAATTGCAGATCTGCAGGATTTTACCCTTGTTTTTCAAGGATTGAAATCCGCAGTATAAATAGACATATTGTGGATCGAGAATCTGCAGTAGCagttttcaaaaatgctgcaaattcgtTATGTAATTTCCACTCGTGCAGGATGTTTTAGAGACCACCTCCCCGTGGCTCCTGCTGTAAATACTGCAGCACTTCCgcatttagggtgccttcacacttgcaatcgcgATATCGTGGTTTTTtgcgcaaatgtcaataggactttctaatgtctttttaacattagaaagtgctaTTGACATTCATGTTGAAAAAACACAGCGACAtcgcgatcacaagtgtgaagccacccttacgtGGTGTGTAAAGCTGGCCTAAAGGGGTTTCCCAAGCTTTAGTAAAGTGTGGCACAGCTAACTGGATAGAAGAATGCAAAATCACATTCCCCTCATATGACCGCTGtgcccagtgattggctgcaggggctTCCTAGACCAGAGCCGCGCTTGCTGGAGAGAACACGGAAAAGGTGAGCAATGCTTTCTTCTATCCAAGTGTTAATACATCTCGTCCGCACCCGCCATGGCCGGAGGTGTAAAGTGAAGCTCCAGGGCTTGGCAGGTGGTCTGACGTTCGGCAATACGATGCGATTACAGAGCAGAGGATCATATCTAAGACCGTTTTGACACAGACAAGAAAATCGCGCACGATTTGTGAGTTGCatgacacacaaatcttgcactaatattcttttgaatagagtcatatacatgagtttttttttgtttttttttttaccccgcaTCGTACTGTGATGCGGGGAAAAGAAAATCACGGCACATCCCATCTTTGGGTGTGACCTCACATCGCATTACCCACAGTTTTGAATGGGGGCGgctgcagcatcgcaccacatgctatgTGATGTGAGGTGTCCCTGCTGAAAACAATTGGAGGAACTCCACGATCGCTACTGCAGCGAGCCAGAGGTAGCTCGATTGGGTGGCATCAGTTTACACTTTGTCACAGTGGCAGCTACTCTGACAGATATGGTGACTCGCACAGCAGGTGGTTTGTAAGAGTCTCTGGGTAGCTTAGGTACTGACTGATATCtgtacgtgacgccagtgcctttataGGAGAAAAACTTTACTTGTGGTAGTGACCAGTCCAACTCGATGCCAGTAGACGGAAGGCATGCAGTTTACTATGTAATGTCAGGTTATAGAGACGGTTCCCCCCTTGTAAATTTGGGAGCAATGATAAGTTACATTGTATCCACATTGACAGTGTCAGATGTCTTACTTCTCCCAGGGTGAAAgttatttggatacaataaagATTCCCTTTACTCTGTCTGGAGCTGTCAGCGACTGGCTGGAGGGCTCATGCAGGGTACATTATATCCCACTGTTAATTAACTGCTCAAGGGGAGGTAACAATCAGTATTATGGTGACCTTTCTTCCTGACTGGCTCCAATTTccttactcagaatggaggagaaactccactactctctgttcttcctccctctatctcttctgatgacacactcgctgtctcaccgcactatatccctctcctgctcttgtcttTGTGTCTGCTCTCAATCTCCAACTGACAGCGTACGCACACTAAAAAAATAACCTTTTCCATGTGGACACGGGTGTTGCtaagcaccaatcagtaagctgttGCTAGGATAGCTATTTCAGGAATAGCAGCTTCTATCTCAGGTGGGGCACCTCCTATGTCCCCTAGAGGCTCATAGTGAGATCCCAGGACCTTATTAACCCTctgactaccctgtaggaccctccactacttccctgaagtgatgcaatcggttttgatataaaaacacctcacatctgcAGTGAAATTGCACTCGGCCGCGTGAAATAAGCCTTGGGGGGGCTGCACATGGGCGTATCTGCACACACAACACGCAGCGGATAGAgctcattgatctcaatgggctcTTTCTCAAAGTTCTTCTATGCAAAttgtgcttgtgtgaataaacgcTTCTTTATTTTTGAgaacatttgcgcacccaaagtcTGCAATGCACACAGATATATGTGCGGTTATGCTCAAAACACTGCGCATACCCATGAACACTGGCAGATGGTTAGGCTTATTAGCCTTCTAAATCAGGGCAGAGGTGACTccccacccgtgtgaacgagcggtGCCCGCGCAACAACGCTCAGTCTTTGTGCAGGCATgggtgcaaatacattgcgcacGAGCCACCGCCCTACAAACTAGGTTGTggtgaaaaacatggctgttgtccatagcaaccactTACATACTTTTATTATCTAGGTTTAATGAGTTTGGCTGTCCAGGAATATATATAATGAGCCCCCAGTCCCGCATCACTGCCAACCAAATCCTACAACACGGCCACAGCTGGACTAATGCCCAACCAGAAGCCATACTGACTGCATTCCGAGCACTGAAGAACAAGTGGGCGCACAGAACATGTCTCCGCGGCGGCCATTTGCTTGAAGACCACGTTGTATTGCACCCATAGCTGACAGTGACGTCACGCACTGCCGCAGGCAGCCCCTCCCCTGCAACTGCCCTAGCCACGCCCCCGGTGACGcagcggcgctcccgcgtcccCCGTGACCGCTGACGTCACGGACCGGACAAACAGGAAGAGAAGTAGGGAGATAGGAACAGAGAGCGAGCAGTCTGACCCGGACGGAGGTTAGTGACGACGGGGCTGGGCGGTATGTGTCCGGCGGTAGGGAGGGGGACCAGTAGGGGGCGTTGTGGCTTGGGGTCCACAGTTTACTAGTCGTTAAAGAGTACAAAGCTGGGTATGTCCAATACTGTGATTGCCAGtgtcatgctgggacttgtagtgccctTCCTGTACAACCTTTATAaatacttgctgtcagtgaagcgCCATAACTGAGCCGATGTGACAGATGCTCTGCGCTCACACGGGCTGTCGATCCGTTAACGACCTTCATCACCGCGCAAAGAAATGTGTTCACTGTTGTTTGTAATTAATATATTCTGCGGGTGGCGCCAGGAGGTCAGGGGGTGGGGACGGTGTCAGGCGGTCGGGGGGAGGGCAGTGGCAGGAGGTCGGGGGGTGGGGACGGTCCCAGGAGGTCAGGGGGTGGGGACGGTGTCAggcggtcggggggggggggggggggggtgtgtggcaGTGGCAGGAGGTCGGGGGTTGGGGATGGTCCCAGGAGGTCAGGGGAAGGGGACGGTGTCAGGGGGAGGGGGGCTTGGAAGGAACCATTATCATTCATATAATCGTCTAGTGTAAACGCGGCCGGCGAGCGATAATTTGTCTGCTTCCCATTCATGTTATGCCGGCGGTAAACCCTTGTTTGCTGCTCGTTCTGTGTAAAGCCGTGCTCACACCACCAGCACGCAGGCATGACGCCATGACACGTGTACTTGCTGCGCCCGCCAATCCCCATGTTCTGTCTCTGCGTGTGACACGTAATACGTGCCAAGCAAGAGCGTGCTGAAATGTTTCTCTTTCACGTAATACGCCAAAAAAGCGCTGGTGTGAGCATCCCAATACACATGtatggggcactggcgtcacgggtGGTAAATGTGCAACGCCCATACGCCCGGAAGACGATCGTCACAGACCAGCCCAGGGACTTTCAGACTCCCTGACAGGCCAGCGATAGAGCGGAAAACCGATTATCTGCGCGTATAAACGGACGTCTTTGGAACGCAAACGGTTTGTTCGCCCATTTCTACTTTTAATtcctctgtgtaaaaggaccctaacttgTTGCCTAGCAACAGGTGACCGCCCAGCGACTGCAAGCTCTTCTGGTCACCTCCCATACTAGGGAGGAGCCGCTGGACCCCAGAACACAAGGGGACCTTCATCCTAGAGATCAGCGGCGCCCCAGCTACAGGACCACCAACAAGGGATATAAAGGTCCCTTTACCATGCTAGCTACTCAGCGTGAGGCTTCATCCCTGATGCTCTGTGTCCTATGACAAAACTTCCTGTCATCCACCTCTGATGGACATTGTAATGACGCTTGTCACCATCCACGTCATCGTAATCATGGTAGCTACATGTAGATATTGTGGATCTCAATTGCTATGGCAGGATGGTGATAGCATAgagcaggaagtgttgtcatggggacaCAGCAGCAAGTATCGGGCCTAGAACTTCAGGGAATGGTCCTTATACGTGGGACAGCTGTCTCTTGTGAGTTCATAGGAGAGTGATGGTCACTGTGGTCACGAGTCCCTGGTGTTGGCGACGACATCCTACCGCAGGGAGTGACTATCTGGATAGCCCCTTCAAGTGGCTGTTTTTCTGAGGGTCCGTGACTTACTTGCATCTTAATGGTTCTTTCCATCAGATCTAAGAAGTAAAGATGGATTTTTTATTTGGCCGCCGTAAGACCCCAGAGGAGATGTTGAGGCAGAACCAGCGGGCCCTCACCCGGGCCATGAGGGAGCTGGACCGAGAGCGGCAGAAGCTGGAGCAGCAGGAGAAGAAAATCATAGCCGACATCAAGAAGATGGCAAAACAGGGgcagatggtgagtgaggagggCGTCTGTGCTGTGTAGGcgcttaaccccttaggcctcatgtccactagcaaattGAATAGCGGATTCCGTgggtgaaattttgcccataggaaatcatttgCCATCTGCAGGTCAATTTATTTGAATTTTGCACCTGCGGATAGCATTTTAATCGATTTGCGTTTTTAacgcgtggaaaaaaaacacagcatgctccatttaagacCCCCTGTGCACGGGCGATGTGAAGTcccacggcagatctccgccgcaggagccgctgcccgggagcaggagacgCCGCTGATTCTgcaccggtcagccctatctgatagataggctcgcatgctgcgaattgcccgctgcgAACAGAGAAtcccaatgattctccgctcgtggaaggtgccggcgctttccatagcaatgctatggaaagcgtcggccggagtgattcgccggcggtaaattcGCCAGGGGAaatcacgcctgtggacaggcacccttagtgcggattccgtgcggattggccacattgctatcacataaggcctccctcacacagggcgttttgtacaccATTTAactctgccttttcagcccagcgctaaacgctgtacaaggctcccattcatttcaatggggctgctcacacagggctgaaaacgcagcgccttccaacgctgcgctttgacagcgatgcatgttctattttggggcgttttcagccctgcgttgcccattaaaatgaatgggcagtggtttcagcactgctaaaaacacggcaacacttggtgcctcGTTTTTGGCAGAGTTAACCGCTCGCTGATTTTCGGGCttagggcttgcaatagaagccctgccccgaaaatcagtcccagctacttagaggaaaaaaagaaagcaatactcgCCTAGCCACTGCGGTCCGGGTCGCggctgctggtctctgccgctcatccgggcttctccaacaccCCCAattctattgccgtaggccaggtttgagaaccccgcctccagcaatagagtgctgtgattgggcatcgagggcgccgacaaccaatcacagcccttcattgactgtctcagccaatcggcgccggcaagctctgaaggattgtatttttctagtggacatgaggccttaaggaccagacactctttagaggttttactgtcctatttctatttttttgtttttttgtttgcatcaactatatatatatttttttcccccccacattttttctttttcttttcttgttcTGTTAAGTTAAAAAGcttttaattttcttttcctCTTAATTTGTAGTTTGTTTTTAAAATTTgtgtatttacactaaaataaagttcaggatcgggttcctcattttgtttcagatgttttgatatatttgTATAGGTTTGAATTACAGGGCGTGTGTGGCAGCACTTTGGGTTGGTattggcggtgggtcattttctttgtttcatgtatatatttttatgttctgTAATTTTTCTTAACAACTGTGTCTCCCAaggtgtcatataagacctctgggggtcattcacattgtcctttttttgttgttgttgttccacTGTAGCTTGGGCATCAATAGCAGTCTCGTTATAGGGTAACCATCGTGACAACTGTCACTAACAGagcagggtctgctaggaccctgcagctccacTGTTACGGGGGCACCCAGCAGGCACGTGATCGGAGGGGTGCATAGTGGAAGTAACGCTTCCACTTTTTCTCTTTAGTACATGGCTatatagcctggaaaggagaaggcaggagtggttaaaaactgcttctcctctgggtcctctgctgtgtctgacatcTGAGGACTTGTCCTgcccctgcttgattgcagaagcttaAATCCCACGCCGTACTTTTACTATTGGCGGGgcttaaagcccagaaccaagtgccgtaaatttactgtacttagaccttaaagggttaataccgTACAGGAATCGTGACTACATGGGCCACAATGGTTGAAAGTAAGCCACTGTCCCCTGTTATCACCCAGTGTTGGAGAGGCTTTTTAGTGTTTATCATTGAGTTGATAGACAGCCGATTCAGAAGACTCTCTGCCCCTGTGATCTCCTTCAGACGCGTATGGCCATCAGTTGCCCCTCTTATAACCCTGCTGCACCTGGTGCCGCTTTTCTCGTTGTCTGGTTGTACCTCGTGTAATGACTCTGTTTCTGTCTTCCGCAGGATGCTGTGAAGATTATGGCTAAGGACTTGGTCCGCACACGACGATACGTGAAGAAGTTCATATTGATGCGAGCAAACATCCAGGCTGTGTCTCTAAAGATCCAGACCCTGAAGTCTAATAACTCCATGGCTCAGGCTATGAAAGGGGTGACTAAAGCCATGGCCACCATGAACAGACAGGTACAGAGTGGCTCATCTGCCCCTTGCTGTGCATCATTAGGTGGGAGCTACAGATGTATCCATGACCCGCCTCTAGACTGCCCACCGTAAATCAATAGTGGGCCATCCTTAACCCCTGACCAGTGTATCTTTACAGAATGGCTTTAAGCAGTCAGTGTGATCTGGTGCCCAGTAGTCAGGGACCCTGATGAGAAAGCATCTGCAGTTTTCACTGCTTCTCTCTGCCCTGTTCTCACAATGCTACACATACAATAGAGGTACTGCCTCTACTAGTCATGTGACAAATCATGGGATCGCCGGATGATCCTAGTCCCAGCACAGACCTA
Coding sequences within it:
- the CHMP2A gene encoding charged multivesicular body protein 2a is translated as MDFLFGRRKTPEEMLRQNQRALTRAMRELDRERQKLEQQEKKIIADIKKMAKQGQMDAVKIMAKDLVRTRRYVKKFILMRANIQAVSLKIQTLKSNNSMAQAMKGVTKAMATMNRQLKLPQIQKIMMEFEKQSEIMEMKEEMMNDAIDDAMGDEDDEEETDAVVSQVLDELGLTLTDELSNLPSTGGSLSVAGAKKGEPTAALADADADLEERLNNLRRD